Within Gemmatimonadota bacterium, the genomic segment GCTCAAAATTGGACTGCACCACTATTGGTGGGCCTGTGCATTTTGGTGCTCAGTGTGATTGCCGATTTTATCGTAAAGCGCATAGCTCTGCGAACGCTAAAGTACGTGATTGAAAAAACGACAACACCCTGGGACGATGCATTTGTAGAGCATCGGGTTCTGGACCGGTTGGCGCATCTGGCTCCCGCAGTGGTCATCTACCTTTTGGCCGACTTGCCATTTGCGGGAATGACAGAAGCAGACCGGGATTATTGCGTAGCGATTGTTCGGGATGCCGTACAAATTTTTGTCGTAATCATCAGCATCTGGGTGGTTGCGGCATTTCTCAATGCCGCGCTATCTGTTTATCAGACATTTGAGATCTCCCGCGAAATCCCCGGCAAGGGTTTTGTGCAGGTCTTGAAAATACTGGCGTATTTTGTAGGCGGCATTTTGATTTTGTCAATTTTGTTAGATCGAAATCCCGTATATTTCCTGAGCGGATTGGGTGCATTGATGGCCGTGCTTTTGCTGGTATTTAAAGATGCCATCCTGGGATTGGTTGCGGGCGTACAACTGAGCGCGAATAAAATGGTCGCCGTTGGAGATTGGATTGAGATGCCGAAATACGGCGCAGATGGAGATGTCATTGAAGTGGCATTGACCACCGTAAAGGTGCAAAATTGGGACAAAACAATTACCTCAATCCCTTCCTATTCATTGATCAGTGAATCGTTCAAGAACTGGCGCGGCATGCAGGAATCGGGTGGGCGTCGAATCAAGCGATCAATTTTAATCAATATCCAAACAATCAAATTTTGCGACGAAGAGATGCTGGCGCGATTTTCAAAAATCAAATACATCGCTGCCTATATCGAACACAAGAAAGACGAACTCGCAAAATTCAATCAGACGCAAGAGATAGATGAGTCGAGTCTGGTAAATGGGCGGCGCATGACCAACGTGGGCACATTTCGGGCATACATCGTCGCGTATTTGAGAAATCATCCAAAAGTCAACCTGGAAATGACATTTTTGGTGCGACAACTGCCGCCGCAGGAACATGGCTTACCAATAGAAATTTACGTCTTCTGCAACGATACGGTATGGGCGAACTACGAGGCGATTCAGGCGGATATTTTCGACCACATCCTATCCGTAGTGCCCGAGTTTGACCTCAGCGTATTCCAGGCACCAACAGGACATGATTTTAAGCACCTCGCTGCAAAAAATTGAAAATAAGGGAGGGCGTTGTGTCACAAGCTAAAGCAAGCCGAAGAGACTGAAAACTCAATTCGCAAACATTGAATCCTTTGTTTTTTATGCTACAATGACGGGCACAGAGGCACCTTTTATCTGTGTTTATCCGTGTTCATCTGTGGTTGCTTTTGATTTATGTCAGACCAACTCAAACAACGCAATCGCGAACTCTCAATCCTCAACGCGATTGCCCATGCGCTCAACCAATCCGTCAATCTCGATCAAGCCCTCGAAACAGCACTTGAAAAAGTAGCTGCATTGCTCGGCTTGAGCACGGGTTGGATCTGGCTCATGCACGAAGACACACACCAGCCCTATCTGGCTGCCGCGCAAAACTTGCCCCCTGTACTGCGCGACAATCCGGGTAAAATGGGCGGCTGGTGCTATTGTCTGGACACCTATGAGAAAGGCGACTTGAAGGGTGCGGCAAATGTAAATGTCGTGGCCTGTAGCCGCCTGAAAGGACTTGTAGAAGGCACAGATGGATTGCAGTATCACGCGAGTATCCCGCTATACGCGCAGGAAAAAAAAGTGGGCGTATTAAATGTGGGCAGTGCAGAATGGCGTGAACTCTCGGAAGAAGACCTGCGCTTGCTCAATACAGTGGGCGACTTGATGAGCATTGCAATTGAACGCGCGCGTCTATACGAAAAAAGTGTTGAAATTGGCGCAGTGGATGAGCGTTTCAGACTCGCGCGGGAATTACACGACACCCTGGGTCAGAATCTGGTGGCGATCTTAATGCGTCTGGAAACTCTGGATGCCTTGCTCGACGGCAATACAGATCGCAAAATCC encodes:
- a CDS encoding mechanosensitive ion channel yields the protein MLEFFYNWLLSLGVEPEMAQNWTAPLLVGLCILVLSVIADFIVKRIALRTLKYVIEKTTTPWDDAFVEHRVLDRLAHLAPAVVIYLLADLPFAGMTEADRDYCVAIVRDAVQIFVVIISIWVVAAFLNAALSVYQTFEISREIPGKGFVQVLKILAYFVGGILILSILLDRNPVYFLSGLGALMAVLLLVFKDAILGLVAGVQLSANKMVAVGDWIEMPKYGADGDVIEVALTTVKVQNWDKTITSIPSYSLISESFKNWRGMQESGGRRIKRSILINIQTIKFCDEEMLARFSKIKYIAAYIEHKKDELAKFNQTQEIDESSLVNGRRMTNVGTFRAYIVAYLRNHPKVNLEMTFLVRQLPPQEHGLPIEIYVFCNDTVWANYEAIQADIFDHILSVVPEFDLSVFQAPTGHDFKHLAAKN
- a CDS encoding GAF domain-containing sensor histidine kinase, whose protein sequence is MSDQLKQRNRELSILNAIAHALNQSVNLDQALETALEKVAALLGLSTGWIWLMHEDTHQPYLAAAQNLPPVLRDNPGKMGGWCYCLDTYEKGDLKGAANVNVVACSRLKGLVEGTDGLQYHASIPLYAQEKKVGVLNVGSAEWRELSEEDLRLLNTVGDLMSIAIERARLYEKSVEIGAVDERFRLARELHDTLGQNLVAILMRLETLDALLDGNTDRKILSETVRDAIALARDNLEDARRAVLDLRAAPLENRTLIEALKTLGQNIGGAASVRVKSIGEHPLSIRIEASLYRMAQEALNNIAQHAEAKKVLIELTSTPQYVQFVVEDDGRGFDPENVREDQYGLIGLNERAHLLGGSFAIESTPDRGTRLEIHIPLEREI